Proteins encoded by one window of Salvia splendens isolate huo1 chromosome 7, SspV2, whole genome shotgun sequence:
- the LOC121741888 gene encoding uncharacterized protein LOC121741888 isoform X2, with amino-acid sequence MWRRNAAGFGDEARENEDSDQSISEDEDPDGEWIRNTVSLGGDENGKGKMKVLSQLEILRESFMEESVSSPGRKGAYEIEDEVEPPIFNDRSSPNHYHGIASDTLARSNKGLIFLPDISSVSYSDEEIISDYEKIGPGTSNSVRENLAITWSEASREVEALVRSKENPCSSSNHHDVFVKEKKSTRGGRGRRKAKVKFSFPCHSDKPDQSLVVSDSDGGTSSDKILIADEIGYVVDDEMHNSLADSQLNIHNKHILTFEMPHNHDTRGHSMAEILGGFLERSDLQEESSKLEIQKRRRKQAVLVRNVLPLGDSIQEDNDLPEALNSDTSFETEDEWSWQEGAQSVKSIISRTMADQFQEAFRTVSAIDDRLDVSFPRPLCGGMFRRLQQVMQIEKERETDSVKNASAETGFKGEETTILVRILSRFLEAKLIVCSCTFVGDGKTFSKEARTITIIFNPRMSDSVDLEVSNLIHIRPPWKEVQVKNEVIFLCSHFSQVQP; translated from the exons ATGTGGCGGAGAAACGCTGCCGGC TTTGGAGATGAAGCTCGAGAAAATGAAGATTCCGATCAGAGCATATCTG AGGATGAAGATCCGGATGGTGAGTGGATACGGAACACTGTATCCTTGGGTGGAGATGAAAATGGCAAG GGCAAGATGAAGGTTCTCTCACAACTTGAGATACTCAGAG AGTCCTTTATGGAGGAGTCTGTCTCATCCCCTGGG AGAAAAGGAGCTTATGAAATTGAAGATGAAGTTGAACCTCCTATCTTCAATGATAGGAGTTCTCCCAACCACTACCATGGAATTGCCTCTGACACCCTTGCTCGTTCCAATAAAGGACTAATCTTCTTACCGGACATATCTTCGGTCTCGTATTCTGATGAAGAAATTATTTCTGATTATGAG AAAATTGGTCCTGGCACCTCTAACAGTGTTAGAGAAAATTTGGCCATCACATGGTCTGAAGCAAGTCGTGAAGTGGAGGCattagtccggtcaaaagagAATCCCTGCTCTTCCTCAAACCACCACGATGTATTTGTGAAGGAAAAGAAATCCACTAGAG GAGGCAGGGGCCGGAGAAAGGCTAAGGTCAAATTTTCATTCCCCTGCCATTCAGATAAACCAGATCAATCTTTGGTTGTAAGTGATAGCGATGGAGGGACATCATCTGACAAAATCCTTATAGCAGATGAAATTGGTTATGTAGTTGATGATGAGATGCACAATAGTTTGGCTGACTCTCAGCTGAACATTCATAACAAACACATACTTACTTTTGAAATGCCCCATAACCATGACACCAGAGGGCATTCAATGGCTGAGATTCTAGGTGGCTTCCTTGAGAGAAGTGATCTGCAAGAAGAAAGTTCCAAACTG GAGATccagaaaagaagaagaaagcagGCTGTTTTAGTAAGAAATGTGCTTCCATTGGGTGATAGCATCCAAGAAGACAATGATCTGCCTGAGGCTTTAAATAGTGACACTTCTTTTGAAACTGAGGATGAG TGGTCGTGGCAGGAGGGAGCTCAAAGTGTAAAGTCAATCATCTCTAGAACAATGGCAGACCAATTTCAAGAAGCTTTCAGAACAGTCTCAGCAATTGATGACAGACTAGATGTTTCTTTTCCCAGACCTTTGTG TGGTGGAATGTTTAGGAGGTTGCAGCAAGTAATGcaaattgagaaagaaagagagacgGATTCCGTAAAGAATGCAAGTGCAGAAACCGGTTTCAAAG GTGAAGAAACGACAATTTTGGTTAGAATTTTGTCAAGGTTTCTGGAAGCAAAGCTGATTGTGTGCTCTTGTACTTTTGTTGGAGACGGAAAG ACTTTTTCTAAGGAGGCAAGGACTATCACTATCATCTTCAACCCAAGAATGTCAGACAGTGTTGATCTGGAAGTCAGCAACCTGATACATATTCGCCCTCCTTG
- the LOC121741888 gene encoding uncharacterized protein LOC121741888 isoform X1, whose translation MWRRNAAGFGDEARENEDSDQSISEEDEDPDGEWIRNTVSLGGDENGKGKMKVLSQLEILRESFMEESVSSPGRKGAYEIEDEVEPPIFNDRSSPNHYHGIASDTLARSNKGLIFLPDISSVSYSDEEIISDYEKIGPGTSNSVRENLAITWSEASREVEALVRSKENPCSSSNHHDVFVKEKKSTRGGRGRRKAKVKFSFPCHSDKPDQSLVVSDSDGGTSSDKILIADEIGYVVDDEMHNSLADSQLNIHNKHILTFEMPHNHDTRGHSMAEILGGFLERSDLQEESSKLEIQKRRRKQAVLVRNVLPLGDSIQEDNDLPEALNSDTSFETEDEWSWQEGAQSVKSIISRTMADQFQEAFRTVSAIDDRLDVSFPRPLCGGMFRRLQQVMQIEKERETDSVKNASAETGFKGEETTILVRILSRFLEAKLIVCSCTFVGDGKTFSKEARTITIIFNPRMSDSVDLEVSNLIHIRPPWKEVQVKNEVIFLCSHFSQVQP comes from the exons ATGTGGCGGAGAAACGCTGCCGGC TTTGGAGATGAAGCTCGAGAAAATGAAGATTCCGATCAGAGCATATCTG AAGAGGATGAAGATCCGGATGGTGAGTGGATACGGAACACTGTATCCTTGGGTGGAGATGAAAATGGCAAG GGCAAGATGAAGGTTCTCTCACAACTTGAGATACTCAGAG AGTCCTTTATGGAGGAGTCTGTCTCATCCCCTGGG AGAAAAGGAGCTTATGAAATTGAAGATGAAGTTGAACCTCCTATCTTCAATGATAGGAGTTCTCCCAACCACTACCATGGAATTGCCTCTGACACCCTTGCTCGTTCCAATAAAGGACTAATCTTCTTACCGGACATATCTTCGGTCTCGTATTCTGATGAAGAAATTATTTCTGATTATGAG AAAATTGGTCCTGGCACCTCTAACAGTGTTAGAGAAAATTTGGCCATCACATGGTCTGAAGCAAGTCGTGAAGTGGAGGCattagtccggtcaaaagagAATCCCTGCTCTTCCTCAAACCACCACGATGTATTTGTGAAGGAAAAGAAATCCACTAGAG GAGGCAGGGGCCGGAGAAAGGCTAAGGTCAAATTTTCATTCCCCTGCCATTCAGATAAACCAGATCAATCTTTGGTTGTAAGTGATAGCGATGGAGGGACATCATCTGACAAAATCCTTATAGCAGATGAAATTGGTTATGTAGTTGATGATGAGATGCACAATAGTTTGGCTGACTCTCAGCTGAACATTCATAACAAACACATACTTACTTTTGAAATGCCCCATAACCATGACACCAGAGGGCATTCAATGGCTGAGATTCTAGGTGGCTTCCTTGAGAGAAGTGATCTGCAAGAAGAAAGTTCCAAACTG GAGATccagaaaagaagaagaaagcagGCTGTTTTAGTAAGAAATGTGCTTCCATTGGGTGATAGCATCCAAGAAGACAATGATCTGCCTGAGGCTTTAAATAGTGACACTTCTTTTGAAACTGAGGATGAG TGGTCGTGGCAGGAGGGAGCTCAAAGTGTAAAGTCAATCATCTCTAGAACAATGGCAGACCAATTTCAAGAAGCTTTCAGAACAGTCTCAGCAATTGATGACAGACTAGATGTTTCTTTTCCCAGACCTTTGTG TGGTGGAATGTTTAGGAGGTTGCAGCAAGTAATGcaaattgagaaagaaagagagacgGATTCCGTAAAGAATGCAAGTGCAGAAACCGGTTTCAAAG GTGAAGAAACGACAATTTTGGTTAGAATTTTGTCAAGGTTTCTGGAAGCAAAGCTGATTGTGTGCTCTTGTACTTTTGTTGGAGACGGAAAG ACTTTTTCTAAGGAGGCAAGGACTATCACTATCATCTTCAACCCAAGAATGTCAGACAGTGTTGATCTGGAAGTCAGCAACCTGATACATATTCGCCCTCCTTG
- the LOC121741888 gene encoding uncharacterized protein LOC121741888 isoform X3, translating into MWRRNAAGFGDEARENEDSDQSISEEDEDPDGEWIRNTVSLGGDENGKGKMKVLSQLEILRESFMEESVSSPGRKGAYEIEDEVEPPIFNDRSSPNHYHGIASDTLARSNKGLIFLPDISSVSYSDEEIISDYEKIGPGTSNSVRENLAITWSEASREVEALVRSKENPCSSSNHHDVFVKEKKSTRGGRGRRKAKVKFSFPCHSDKPDQSLVVSDSDGGTSSDKILIADEIGYVVDDEMHNSLADSQLNIHNKHILTFEMPHNHDTRGHSMAEILGGFLERSDLQEESSKLEIQKRRRKQAVLVRNVLPLGDSIQEDNDLPEALNSDTSFETEDEEGAQSVKSIISRTMADQFQEAFRTVSAIDDRLDVSFPRPLCGGMFRRLQQVMQIEKERETDSVKNASAETGFKGEETTILVRILSRFLEAKLIVCSCTFVGDGKTFSKEARTITIIFNPRMSDSVDLEVSNLIHIRPPWKEVQVKNEVIFLCSHFSQVQP; encoded by the exons ATGTGGCGGAGAAACGCTGCCGGC TTTGGAGATGAAGCTCGAGAAAATGAAGATTCCGATCAGAGCATATCTG AAGAGGATGAAGATCCGGATGGTGAGTGGATACGGAACACTGTATCCTTGGGTGGAGATGAAAATGGCAAG GGCAAGATGAAGGTTCTCTCACAACTTGAGATACTCAGAG AGTCCTTTATGGAGGAGTCTGTCTCATCCCCTGGG AGAAAAGGAGCTTATGAAATTGAAGATGAAGTTGAACCTCCTATCTTCAATGATAGGAGTTCTCCCAACCACTACCATGGAATTGCCTCTGACACCCTTGCTCGTTCCAATAAAGGACTAATCTTCTTACCGGACATATCTTCGGTCTCGTATTCTGATGAAGAAATTATTTCTGATTATGAG AAAATTGGTCCTGGCACCTCTAACAGTGTTAGAGAAAATTTGGCCATCACATGGTCTGAAGCAAGTCGTGAAGTGGAGGCattagtccggtcaaaagagAATCCCTGCTCTTCCTCAAACCACCACGATGTATTTGTGAAGGAAAAGAAATCCACTAGAG GAGGCAGGGGCCGGAGAAAGGCTAAGGTCAAATTTTCATTCCCCTGCCATTCAGATAAACCAGATCAATCTTTGGTTGTAAGTGATAGCGATGGAGGGACATCATCTGACAAAATCCTTATAGCAGATGAAATTGGTTATGTAGTTGATGATGAGATGCACAATAGTTTGGCTGACTCTCAGCTGAACATTCATAACAAACACATACTTACTTTTGAAATGCCCCATAACCATGACACCAGAGGGCATTCAATGGCTGAGATTCTAGGTGGCTTCCTTGAGAGAAGTGATCTGCAAGAAGAAAGTTCCAAACTG GAGATccagaaaagaagaagaaagcagGCTGTTTTAGTAAGAAATGTGCTTCCATTGGGTGATAGCATCCAAGAAGACAATGATCTGCCTGAGGCTTTAAATAGTGACACTTCTTTTGAAACTGAGGATGAG GAGGGAGCTCAAAGTGTAAAGTCAATCATCTCTAGAACAATGGCAGACCAATTTCAAGAAGCTTTCAGAACAGTCTCAGCAATTGATGACAGACTAGATGTTTCTTTTCCCAGACCTTTGTG TGGTGGAATGTTTAGGAGGTTGCAGCAAGTAATGcaaattgagaaagaaagagagacgGATTCCGTAAAGAATGCAAGTGCAGAAACCGGTTTCAAAG GTGAAGAAACGACAATTTTGGTTAGAATTTTGTCAAGGTTTCTGGAAGCAAAGCTGATTGTGTGCTCTTGTACTTTTGTTGGAGACGGAAAG ACTTTTTCTAAGGAGGCAAGGACTATCACTATCATCTTCAACCCAAGAATGTCAGACAGTGTTGATCTGGAAGTCAGCAACCTGATACATATTCGCCCTCCTTG
- the LOC121810861 gene encoding cysteine-tryptophan domain-containing zinc finger protein 7-like, with product MISVGSRDGRKRIGLGLDMEETELEEGEALGYQEEGEDSTIDPDIALSYIEEKVHRFLGHLQKDFEGGVSAENLGAKFGGYGSFLPTYQRSPSWSHTKSPAEAYNYESPRKTHTEDQRQNSLASSSASPSIRPHTASGKSLSVGSSLKGNGYLKSKHAEESSLKRGTNRKSVSDQRTLKVRIKVGSENLSAQKNAEIYSGLGLVVLPSSSMDDSPTTSEGQFGKILGVPEASPTSILQIMTSYSGELLLSPLSEDLIHLTEKRKSRGKSENKPVDRTSKKSGLLGNGSLSSRSIHTVTEKKKVVSSAKDDDYFTELPYQNNNGFVENNVSPLKKDKENDSDAYGYEELVSSALKLPLLSSSQHIAADPLKDMPPATFSAKDRIKREAFSPCIEKEHLESVAPAQDASRAEKLGGRSGSSGKASESKELNRISTTVAACPLDDIYKAEKPHTLDQSESNASKGIKVLTASEPPGALKQLVTQKGGSVSEGCLEPSLEKSSTGGKRKRKEAQNKATEGAYAAKDESMVESSLDPKSGKSSHTNCLTSKNDTPDFQKEHEKPKDRYKDFFGDVEFEDDDSESISGEMTSSGRLKDPQFAGKRNLSKDHNISREKYTGRNSEKTLEKYATPVSRPTPSLENGPNSEAPAGSVPLVQEDWVLCDKCKKWRLLPLDTNPKNLPEKWLCRMLSWLPGMNRCIIPEEETTNALRALYHPVASVPVPPPEGQGIRPNNAIMASVGITSADSRPLAQEHLDAAVPTAPNSGKKKHGSAVAANSVDIDGSTNSSNSRKKNMLGKITKLNSANNSSSIDASGQHMRQGSMALEKCSDAKAEKISQVSSSDKGTSVKIKSKRESDMESTRASKRIKSEELHCDDENWNSDNGGGASTKAGRRSSSLSNTTSGNDRDKYNNLKDFSGEAMKSIASSMNVEMHVPSPAADGLPCSGKYDDEDPRKGRVKENYGSRTHNEAISNSEQHYLHSGDFIEKLSESEHRKEKKARLSKSGGKAMSGSKTSIGTDRKSKSIKDQHDGQLVNGTQAADYLKSDMASARPSVAANSSSSKVSGSHRTKTNGQEVKGSPVESVSSSPLRFPNADKVSSARKSHEGRTVFHDSAAANTGMFSGSDDGGNARTGLDNIDTLLTANNHANDVHSDQLCQSNQYASTKHYSEQFDTETRTNNDQSQGGVHSKKSGKGSSLQSKDKAHASGSEVDKIKIKASDSRNDASDHTHLHEEKSKSRRNKSDEKSGTPKKGDKFVSKKDMVGGMSSESSKAPSQKKLGYDGQDAIRSQDKKHVLPQEHENEKLPKKSNQTETHGNGKSHSLPPLARIQTDTAPVSVSQKENSSKVLSLDASDNGDAQKASNQRKKLENSNDQPMRHPTPNSHKVRDVDAPSPVRRDSSSHAANTILKEAKDLKHMADRLKNSGTSIGLYFEAALKFLHGASLLESGSSEATKHNELMHSLHIYSSTAKLCEFCAHDFEKSKDMGGAALAYKCMEVAYMRVLYSSHSNTSRDRAELQSALQIAAPGESPSSSASDVDNLNHQATADKAASAKVVGSPQVSGSHIITSRNRSSLLRVLNFAQDVTFAMEASRKSRIAFTAATSRLADTHKEGIRSLKNALDYNFQDVEGLLQLVRIAKEAISH from the exons ATGATATCTGTGGGCAGTAGAGATGGTAGAAAGAGGATAGGTTTGGGATTAGATATGGAAGAAACTGAGCTCGAAGAAGGGGAGGCTCTTGGTTATCAAGAAGAGGGAGAAGATTCCACCATTGACCCTGATATTGCTCTCTCTTACATT GAGGAAAAAGTCCATAGATTTTTGGGTCACCTCCAGAAAGATTTCGAAGGTGGTGTTTCAGCTGAGAATTTGG GGGCAAAATTTGGTGGCTATGGTTCGTTTTTACCTACCTATCAGCGGAGTCCATCATGGTCGCATACAAAAAGTCCAGCCGAGGCTTATAACTATGAGTCACCAAGAAAGACGCACACAGAG GATCAAAGGCAGAATTCTTTAGCTTCATCAAGTGCTTCTCCTTCAATAAGGCCCCATACTGCTTCAGGAAAATCTTTATCAGTGGGAAGCTCCTTGAAAGGCAATGGCTACTTAAAATCTAAACATGCTGAAGAATCGAGCTTAAAAAGGGGAACAAATAGAAAATCTGTGAGTGATCAGAGAACACTGAAGGTCCGAATCAAAGTTGGCTCAGAAAATTTGTCAGCACAGAAGAATGCTGAAATCTACAGTGGACTTGGTCTAGTAGTTTTGCCATCCTCTTCGATGGACGACAGTCCCACAACTAGTGAAGGACAATTTGGTAAAATTTTGGGTGTGCCTGAGGCATCACCAACCAGTATTCTTCAG ATTATGACATCTTATTCTGGAGAACTGCTTCTATCCCCTCTATCCGAGGATCTGATCCATCTAACAGAAAAAaggaagtccaggggaaaaagtGAAAATAAACCAGTCGACAGAACAAGCAAAAAGTCTGGATTGTTAGGGAATGGATCTCTTTCTAGCAGGAGTATCCATACAGTTACTGAAAAGAAAAAGGTCGTGTCATCTGCAAAGGACGATGATTACTTCACAGAATTACCGTATCAGAATAATAATGGTTTTGTGGAGAATAATGTTTCTCCGCTGAAGAAGGATAAAGAAAATGATAGTGATGCGTATGGGTATGAGGAACTCGTCTCTAGTGCTCTGAAACTTCCACTTTTATCAAGTTCTCAGCATATTGCTGCCGATCCATTGAAAGATATGCCCCCTGCAACTTTTTCTGCAAAAGATAGGATAAAGCGAGAAGCCTTCTCCCCATGCATTGAGAAGGAACATTTGGAGAGTGTGGCACCTGCTCAAGATGCTAGCAGAGCTGAGAAGTTGGGTGGGAGGTCTGGTTCATCGGGCAAGGCTTCTGAATCTAAAGAATTAAATCGCATCAGTACTACTGTTGCAGCTTGCCCTCTGGATGACATATACAAGGCTGAAAAGCCTCACACTTTGGACCAGTCAGAGTCTAATGCCTCTAAGGGAATAAAAGTACTTACTGCTTCTGAACCGCCTGGTGCCTTGAAACAATTAGTCACTCAGAAAGGAGGGTCAGTTAGTGAGGGTTGTCTGGAACCATCTCTTGAGAAATCATCAACTGGGGGAAAGAGGAAACGGAAGGAAGCTCAAAATAAAGCCACTGAAGGTGCATATGCAGCAAAAGATGAGTCAATGGTTGAGTCTTCTCTGGATCCTAAAAGTGGGAAGAGTTCTCATACCAATTGTCTCACATCTAAAAATGATACACCTGATTTCCAGAAAGAGCATGAGAAACCAAAGGATAGGTATAAGGACTTCTTTGGAGATGTAGAATTTGAAGATGATGACAGCGAATCGATCTCTGGGGAAATGACGTCCTCAGGAAGGTTAAAAGATCCTCAATTTGCTGGAAAAAGAAATTTAAGTAAAGATCATAACATATCCCGAGAAAAATATACAGGCAGAAATTCTGAAAAAACACTAGAGAAATATGCTACACCCGTTTCTCGGCCAACTCCTTCCCTTGAAAATGGACCGAATTCTGAAGCTCCAGCTGGATCGGTTCCTCTGGTCCAAGAAGATTGGGTTTTATGTGATAAGTGTAAAAAATGGCGACTACTTCCACTTGACACTAATCCCAAAAATCTCCCCGAGAAATGGCTTTGTAGGATGCTTTCCTGGCT GCCTGGGATGAACCGTTGTATCATCCCAGAGGAGGAGACCACTAATGCTTTAAGGGCCCTTTACCATCCCGTTGCTTCAGTTCCGGTCCCTCCTCCCGAGGGTCAAGGCATTCGGCCAAATAATGCCATTATGGCTTCGGTGGGGATCACGTCAGCTGATTCTAGGCCTCTGGCTCAAGAACACCTGGATGCTGCTGTCCCAACTGCACCAAATAGTGGGAAGAAGAAACATGGGTCTGCAGTGGCTGCAAATTCAGTGGATATAGATGGTTCCACCAACTCATCAAACTCACGGAAGAAGAATATGTTGGGAAAAATAACTAAACTGAACAGCGCAAATAACTCATCTTCCATAGATGCTTCTGGACAGCATATGAGGCAAGGAAGTATGGCATTGGAGAAGTGCAGTGATGCGAAAGCAGAAAAAATATCACAAGTCAGCTCTTCTGATAAAg GTACAAGTGTAAAGATAAAGAGCAAGCGTGAGTCTGATATGGAGAGCACTAGAGCTTCTAAAAGAATTAAGAGTGAGGAGTTACATTGTGATGATGAAAATTGGAATTCTGACAATGGAGGTGGTGCTTCCACGAAAGCAGGTCGTCGCTCGTCAAGTCTGTCAAATACTACATCTGGTAATGATCGAGACAAGTACAATAACCTTAAGGATTTTAGTGGTGAAGCCATGAAAAGTATAGCATCAAGTATGAATGTAGAAATGCATGTTCCATCACCTGCAGCTGATGGTTTGCCCTGTTCTGGAAAATATGATGACGAAGATCCTAGAAAGGGGAGAGTTAAAGAAAATTATGGTTCTAGGACTCATAATGAGGCCATTTCCAATTCAGAACAACATTACTTGCACTCTGGTGattttatagaaaaattgaGTGAAAGTGAACAccgaaaagaaaagaaagctaGACTTTCCAAGTCTGGAGGAAAAGCTATGAGTGGAAGCAAAACCAGTATAGGGACCGACAGGAAAAGCAAAAGTATAAAGGACCAACATGATGGGCAGCTTGTGAACGGTACTCAAGCGGCAGATTATTTAAAAAGTGACATGGCTTCTGCCCGTCCTTCTGTTGCTGCCAATTCAAGCTCTTCCAAGGTATCTGGTTCACATAGAACCAAAACCAATGGCCAGGAAGTTAAAGGTTCCCCAGTTGAATCAGTTTCCTCATCCCCTCTGAGATTTCCTAATGCTGATAAGGTCTCATCAGCACGGAAAAGCCACGAAGGAAGGACTGTTTTTCATGATTCTGCTGCTGCCAACACGGGTATGTTTTCaggcagtgatgatggagggaACGCCCGAACAGGATTGGATAATATAGATACACTTCTTACTGCCAATAATCATGCCAATGATGTTCACAGTGATCAGTTATGTCAAAGTAATCAGTATGCTAGTACAAAACATTATTCTGAGCAATTCGATACTGAAACAAGAACAAACAATGACCAATCGCAGGGTGGAGTTCACTCAAAAAAATCTGGAAAAGGTTCGTCCTTACAATCCAAAGACAAGGCTCATGCCTCTGGTTCTGAAGTAGACAAGATTAAAATCAAGGCTTCTGATTCAAGAAACGATGCTTCAGATCACACGCATTTGCATGAGGAGAAATCAAAGAGTAGAAGAAACAAGTCTGATGAGAAATCTGGCACTCCTAAAAAGGGTGATAAGTTTGTCTCCAAGAAAGATATGGTTGGAGGAATGTCAAGTGAGAGCTCTAAAGCACCAAGTCAAAAGAAACTTGGATATGATGGTCAAGATGCCATCAGAAGCCAGGATAAGAAGCATGTTCTCCCACAAGAGcatgaaaatgaaaaattaccGAAGAAAAGCAACCAGACAGAAACACATGGGAATGGGAAGTCACACTCACTTCCACCCTTAGCAAGAATACAGACTGACACTGCTCCTGTTTCTGTATCTCAGAAGGAAAATAGTTCAAAAGTTTTGTCTCTTGATGCATCTGATAATGGTGATGCACAAAAGGCCTCAAATCAGAGAAAGAAACTTGAGAACTCAAATGATCAGCCTATGAGGCATCCAACTCCAAACTCTCATAAAGTTCGGGATGTTGACGCTCCAAGTCCTGTTCGAAGGGATTCATCCAGCCATGCCGCTAATACCATTTTAAAAGAAGCGAAGGACCTCAAACACATGGCTGATCGGCTTAAG AATTCTGGAACTAGTATTGGGCTTTACTTTGAAGCTGCCCTCAAGTTTCTCCATGGAGCCTCTTTGCTCGAATCCGGAAGTAGTGAAGCCACTAAGCATAATGAACTGATGCACTCATTGCACATATATAGTAGCACTGCAAAACTCTGCGA GTTTTGTGCCCATGACTTTGAAAAGTCAAAAGACATGGGTGGTGCTGCTTTAGCCTACAAATGTATGGAGGTTGCTTACATGCGAGTGCTTTATTCATCTCATAGCAATACAAGCAGGGATCGGGCCGAGTTGCAAAGTGCTCTACAAATTGCTGCCCCTG GTGAATCTCCTTCCTCCTCTGCCTCTGATGTTGACAATTTGAACCACCAAGCGACAGCAGATAAGGCTGCCTCAGCCAAAGTTGTGGGCTCTCCTCAAGTTTCTGGAAGCCATATCATCACTTCACGGAATCGTTCTAGTCTTCTGCGTGTTCTGAACTTT GCACAGGATGTTACCTTTGCAATGGAAGCttcaagaaaatcaagaatTGCTTTCACAGCTGCTACATCAAGACTTGCAGATACCCACAAAGAGGGTATCCGTTCACTTAAAAACGCGCTTGACTACAACTTCCAAGACGTTGAGGGTTTATTGCAGCTTGTGCGTATTGCTAAGGAAGCCATTAGCCACTAA
- the LOC121741888 gene encoding uncharacterized protein LOC121741888 isoform X4, with translation MKVLSQLEILRESFMEESVSSPGRKGAYEIEDEVEPPIFNDRSSPNHYHGIASDTLARSNKGLIFLPDISSVSYSDEEIISDYEKIGPGTSNSVRENLAITWSEASREVEALVRSKENPCSSSNHHDVFVKEKKSTRGGRGRRKAKVKFSFPCHSDKPDQSLVVSDSDGGTSSDKILIADEIGYVVDDEMHNSLADSQLNIHNKHILTFEMPHNHDTRGHSMAEILGGFLERSDLQEESSKLEIQKRRRKQAVLVRNVLPLGDSIQEDNDLPEALNSDTSFETEDEWSWQEGAQSVKSIISRTMADQFQEAFRTVSAIDDRLDVSFPRPLCGGMFRRLQQVMQIEKERETDSVKNASAETGFKGEETTILVRILSRFLEAKLIVCSCTFVGDGKTFSKEARTITIIFNPRMSDSVDLEVSNLIHIRPPWKEVQVKNEVIFLCSHFSQVQP, from the exons ATGAAGGTTCTCTCACAACTTGAGATACTCAGAG AGTCCTTTATGGAGGAGTCTGTCTCATCCCCTGGG AGAAAAGGAGCTTATGAAATTGAAGATGAAGTTGAACCTCCTATCTTCAATGATAGGAGTTCTCCCAACCACTACCATGGAATTGCCTCTGACACCCTTGCTCGTTCCAATAAAGGACTAATCTTCTTACCGGACATATCTTCGGTCTCGTATTCTGATGAAGAAATTATTTCTGATTATGAG AAAATTGGTCCTGGCACCTCTAACAGTGTTAGAGAAAATTTGGCCATCACATGGTCTGAAGCAAGTCGTGAAGTGGAGGCattagtccggtcaaaagagAATCCCTGCTCTTCCTCAAACCACCACGATGTATTTGTGAAGGAAAAGAAATCCACTAGAG GAGGCAGGGGCCGGAGAAAGGCTAAGGTCAAATTTTCATTCCCCTGCCATTCAGATAAACCAGATCAATCTTTGGTTGTAAGTGATAGCGATGGAGGGACATCATCTGACAAAATCCTTATAGCAGATGAAATTGGTTATGTAGTTGATGATGAGATGCACAATAGTTTGGCTGACTCTCAGCTGAACATTCATAACAAACACATACTTACTTTTGAAATGCCCCATAACCATGACACCAGAGGGCATTCAATGGCTGAGATTCTAGGTGGCTTCCTTGAGAGAAGTGATCTGCAAGAAGAAAGTTCCAAACTG GAGATccagaaaagaagaagaaagcagGCTGTTTTAGTAAGAAATGTGCTTCCATTGGGTGATAGCATCCAAGAAGACAATGATCTGCCTGAGGCTTTAAATAGTGACACTTCTTTTGAAACTGAGGATGAG TGGTCGTGGCAGGAGGGAGCTCAAAGTGTAAAGTCAATCATCTCTAGAACAATGGCAGACCAATTTCAAGAAGCTTTCAGAACAGTCTCAGCAATTGATGACAGACTAGATGTTTCTTTTCCCAGACCTTTGTG TGGTGGAATGTTTAGGAGGTTGCAGCAAGTAATGcaaattgagaaagaaagagagacgGATTCCGTAAAGAATGCAAGTGCAGAAACCGGTTTCAAAG GTGAAGAAACGACAATTTTGGTTAGAATTTTGTCAAGGTTTCTGGAAGCAAAGCTGATTGTGTGCTCTTGTACTTTTGTTGGAGACGGAAAG ACTTTTTCTAAGGAGGCAAGGACTATCACTATCATCTTCAACCCAAGAATGTCAGACAGTGTTGATCTGGAAGTCAGCAACCTGATACATATTCGCCCTCCTTG